ACCCGTCATCTCTTGCAGGCCCATTTCACGGCCCAGCTCAGTCATCGGGTGTACGACGACCAGACCGCGCGCGCTTTTCTTCAGCTTGCCCAGGTCGGCTTGTTCTTTTTTGGTGATCGCACGGCGATGCGGCATGCCCATCAGCTTTTGTGCTTCTTTGCTCAGCTTATGGCCTTTAACAGCGCGCAGACGCTCGATTTCGCCTTCGAGTTTCTCTTTCTCTTTTTCAAGCTCTGCATATTTTTCGGCAGATTCAACAAGAGACATATCAGCCTGCT
This sequence is a window from Enterobacter sp. 638. Protein-coding genes within it:
- a CDS encoding YibL family ribosome-associated protein; this encodes MKEVEKNEIKRLSDRLDLIRHQQADMSLVESAEKYAELEKEKEKLEGEIERLRAVKGHKLSKEAQKLMGMPHRRAITKKEQADLGKLKKSARGLVVVHPMTELGREMGLQEMTGFCKTAF